In Anseongella ginsenosidimutans, one genomic interval encodes:
- a CDS encoding acyl-CoA thioesterase, whose protein sequence is MNPKTPKESLTIMNELVLPNDTNMLSNLMGGRLLHLMDIAAAICGQRHSNKVVVTASVDNVSFSQPIKMGDLVIIQAQVTRAFTTSLEIRLDVWAEHIPSGKKVKSNEAYYTFVAVDENNRPVRVPEVRPETEEEQNLYDGALRRRQLRLILAGKMKPDEATELKALFVPK, encoded by the coding sequence ATGAATCCCAAAACCCCAAAAGAGTCCCTTACCATCATGAACGAGCTGGTATTGCCAAACGATACCAATATGCTAAGCAATCTCATGGGCGGGCGCCTGCTGCACCTGATGGACATCGCCGCCGCCATTTGCGGACAGCGGCATAGTAACAAAGTGGTAGTTACCGCATCCGTTGACAATGTCTCCTTTTCACAACCCATTAAAATGGGCGACCTGGTAATCATCCAGGCCCAGGTAACGCGCGCTTTTACCACCTCCCTGGAAATACGACTGGATGTTTGGGCCGAGCATATTCCGAGCGGAAAAAAAGTAAAAAGTAATGAAGCCTACTATACGTTCGTGGCTGTAGATGAAAACAACCGGCCGGTACGGGTACCGGAGGTACGTCCCGAAACTGAAGAAGAACAAAACTTATATGACGGAGCCCTGCGGCGCCGCCAGCTTCGCCTGATCCTGGCCGGAAAAATGAAACCCGATGAAGCCACTGAACTTAAAGCCTTGTTTGTACCGAAATAG
- a CDS encoding patatin-like phospholipase family protein → MRKRFQIAFLLVLMSLPGSCLYGQKVGLVLSGGGAKGLAHIGVLKAFEENGIPIDYVAGTSMGGVVGGFYAAGYSPSEIEYIAASADFQNWINGRFESDYRNFFKKNPDAPSFLTAKVLIDSAFRARLRTTIATDIPMNFALLELLGQPTANAGFDFDSLFVPFRCMVADIFSQNAIVLRDGSLSDALRGTVSVPFFYRPIQIDGKYVFDGGLYNNFPVDVMREEFDADVIVGSNTSSKVYNEYPEEIDEQLLSKITVFLFLSKSDSTQLGENGVFINPDLSEFSATDFEPVEAYIKAGYEAALQQMPRIKQLISRRVSRDTLQAKRARFNSRFPPIRFSDISIKGATVEQRRYIERIFRQNKSALSLKDIKNGYYRLVADDNFETVYPRMIYDSLDHTYRFELQVTPERNFLFNFGGNVSTRPISNAFMGVQYNILRSNSYTFGASFYSGRFYESARLAARMDIPWRVPFFLQLDFIYNHWNYFRSSEIFIEDLTPTYIDQNDKKLEFILGLPGRNNGRYEFAASAIRLNNKYYLDDEVTSGPLDLSVFDGYKFRASFERNTLDRKQYPSSGHRFQLGFYAFTGKEGFIPIQGTALPGQQKNWLKAKLSYERYFRTSGFSKLGYLVEGVWTNQPSFGNQKSSMLMAPVFYPLADSKSLYLESLRARKYAALGLRNIITFYENIDLRMEGYIFKQPDLELSNFSLAASAALVYHSPVGPVGLNVSYYDDPERKLGVLFHIGYLIYNKRANE, encoded by the coding sequence ATGCGTAAAAGGTTTCAGATTGCGTTTTTATTGGTGTTGATGTCTTTGCCTGGCTCGTGCTTGTATGGGCAGAAGGTGGGGCTGGTGCTGAGCGGGGGCGGGGCAAAGGGGCTGGCGCATATCGGGGTGCTGAAGGCATTTGAGGAGAACGGTATTCCAATTGATTATGTAGCGGGAACCTCCATGGGAGGTGTTGTGGGCGGCTTTTACGCGGCGGGGTATTCGCCTTCGGAAATTGAATATATTGCGGCAAGCGCGGATTTTCAGAATTGGATAAACGGGCGGTTTGAAAGCGATTACAGGAATTTCTTTAAGAAAAATCCTGACGCGCCTTCGTTTCTGACGGCAAAGGTGCTTATTGATTCGGCCTTCCGGGCGCGGTTGCGGACGACCATTGCTACGGATATTCCCATGAACTTTGCGTTGCTGGAACTGCTGGGGCAGCCCACGGCGAATGCTGGTTTTGATTTTGACAGCCTGTTCGTGCCTTTTCGCTGCATGGTGGCTGATATTTTTTCGCAGAATGCCATTGTGCTGAGGGATGGGAGCCTTAGTGATGCGCTCCGGGGAACGGTATCGGTGCCGTTTTTTTACCGGCCTATCCAGATTGACGGGAAATATGTGTTTGACGGCGGGCTCTACAACAACTTCCCGGTAGACGTCATGAGAGAAGAGTTTGACGCGGATGTGATCGTCGGCAGCAATACTTCATCAAAAGTTTACAATGAGTATCCCGAGGAAATAGATGAGCAACTGCTGTCGAAGATCACCGTATTCCTTTTTTTATCCAAATCCGATTCCACGCAGCTTGGGGAAAACGGCGTTTTTATCAATCCGGACCTTAGTGAGTTCAGCGCGACGGATTTTGAGCCCGTGGAAGCTTATATTAAAGCCGGCTACGAAGCGGCGCTGCAGCAAATGCCGCGGATCAAGCAATTGATTTCCAGGCGGGTGAGCCGGGACACGCTCCAGGCGAAAAGGGCCCGGTTCAATAGTCGCTTTCCGCCTATCCGGTTTAGCGATATCAGTATAAAGGGGGCTACCGTTGAACAGCGCAGGTATATTGAACGTATTTTCCGGCAGAATAAAAGCGCGCTCTCCCTGAAGGATATTAAGAATGGTTATTACCGGCTGGTGGCGGACGATAATTTTGAGACTGTTTACCCGCGTATGATCTATGACAGCCTGGATCATACCTATCGTTTTGAACTGCAGGTGACCCCGGAGCGGAACTTCTTATTCAATTTCGGGGGAAATGTGTCCACCAGGCCCATCAGTAACGCGTTCATGGGCGTCCAGTACAATATTCTCAGGAGTAATTCCTATACGTTCGGGGCCTCGTTCTATTCGGGAAGGTTTTACGAATCGGCCCGTTTGGCGGCCAGGATGGACATTCCCTGGCGGGTGCCTTTTTTCCTGCAGCTTGATTTTATTTACAATCACTGGAATTACTTCCGAAGCAGCGAGATCTTTATTGAAGACCTGACCCCGACTTATATTGACCAGAATGATAAAAAACTTGAATTCATCCTTGGGCTTCCGGGAAGGAACAATGGCCGTTATGAATTTGCCGCTTCAGCTATACGGCTCAATAATAAGTATTACCTGGATGATGAAGTGACGTCCGGGCCTCTGGACCTTTCTGTTTTTGACGGTTATAAATTCCGGGCTTCTTTTGAAAGGAATACGCTTGACCGCAAGCAGTACCCGTCCAGCGGGCATCGGTTTCAACTGGGATTCTATGCTTTTACCGGGAAGGAAGGATTTATCCCCATCCAGGGAACGGCTTTGCCGGGACAGCAAAAAAACTGGCTGAAGGCCAAACTGAGTTATGAACGTTATTTCCGGACGTCCGGGTTCTCAAAACTGGGTTACCTGGTGGAAGGGGTATGGACAAATCAGCCTTCTTTTGGCAATCAGAAGTCTTCGATGCTGATGGCGCCGGTTTTTTACCCCCTTGCCGATAGCAAATCCTTGTACCTGGAAAGCCTTCGGGCGCGGAAGTACGCTGCGCTTGGCCTGAGGAATATTATCACTTTTTACGAAAACATCGATCTCCGGATGGAAGGCTATATTTTCAAGCAACCGGATCTGGAACTGAGCAATTTTTCGCTGGCTGCCTCGGCGGCGCTGGTTTATCATAGCCCGGTGGGGCCTGTTGGGCTCAATGTCAGTTACTACGACGACCCGGAGCGGAAACTTGGCGTATTATTCCATATCGGGTACCTGATCTATAACAAACGGGCAAATGAATAG
- a CDS encoding spore protein, with amino-acid sequence MAVTRLKRKDRKNKVVAKREQADIKLRTSLEIGDRSEESASSQVVKNREVIAELESELKK; translated from the coding sequence ATGGCAGTAACAAGATTAAAAAGGAAAGATCGTAAAAATAAAGTGGTTGCAAAACGGGAACAAGCTGATATTAAGCTCAGAACCAGCCTTGAAATAGGAGATCGTTCCGAAGAATCAGCTAGCAGCCAGGTAGTAAAAAACCGTGAGGTGATTGCCGAGCTGGAATCGGAATTAAAGAAATAA
- a CDS encoding BamA/TamA family outer membrane protein encodes MRPSANYCSTTIIIILAGILAQSCKPTRYLEERQALIQKVKLEGFDKKQKEIRSQSYALIRQTPNRSVFGLFKPYLGIYNLVNVKNGQYKDTLRNDIGEPPAILDTAITRLSAEAIEIYLQKKGYFNARVAYSIDSVGPKKVAVTYKAVPNRVYTVREYNANIPDTAIRRLVLQSESLVDSGMNYDEYVLSDERERISSQLKNRGYAEFENAYIQYDADTALNNNQVDLTLRVENPGDGEHTVYRFNNTYITINPSEENERSAEADTINYKGDYYFIDYEGKYHPRVFNNSTFLGKTLIYKERDRNLTYTRLGDLGIFKFITIDFKKNEQDSTLLDAYISLTPSKRQSLSLEGELTLIGTSLGGLGGFTYNNKNLFKGGELFELRFRGGQESNLRQFEINSSIAFPQMLLPFKFTLGKYGMPRSKFSFDYLDQLEFTRYALRNYNFSFGYEWKETRSKSHYLAPLRIGVLRSIINPEFEDLLIEQGNIERVAELDPYFSLGSSYTYVNGAYKLLEGGDFIYFKGSLELSGNTLNLAHKAFGGPRSDSGNYYMVAGLRYPQYIRPEGDIRFYRKTGPREQLVFRLNAGAGYAYGNNPNLPYQRKFFMGGANSIRAWRTRTIGPGTYNYYDSQPTGDRNLEYFYRVGDIKLEGNVEYRFRILDDFFFAKLNGATFVDVGNIWDFEDDDPSREFRASDFYKELAVGAGFGLRFDIDFLVFRLDFAAKVHDPQFGGTNSWVIGKIGDKAFKERYNYNFFNLTLGIGYPF; translated from the coding sequence TTGAGGCCATCTGCTAATTATTGCTCGACAACAATTATAATCATTTTAGCCGGGATACTTGCCCAGTCCTGTAAACCTACCCGTTACCTGGAAGAACGGCAGGCATTGATCCAGAAGGTTAAACTGGAAGGTTTTGATAAAAAACAAAAAGAGATCCGGTCCCAATCTTATGCCCTGATCAGGCAAACCCCCAACCGTTCGGTATTCGGCCTTTTTAAGCCCTACCTGGGGATCTATAACCTGGTGAATGTCAAAAACGGTCAGTATAAAGATACCCTGCGCAACGATATTGGCGAACCTCCCGCTATCCTGGACACCGCCATTACCCGCCTTTCCGCCGAAGCAATAGAGATCTATTTGCAGAAAAAGGGTTATTTCAACGCAAGGGTAGCCTACTCCATTGATTCTGTAGGACCAAAGAAAGTGGCCGTTACCTATAAAGCCGTCCCTAACCGGGTGTACACTGTACGGGAGTACAATGCCAATATTCCCGATACTGCCATCAGGCGGCTGGTGCTTCAGAGCGAATCGCTGGTGGACTCCGGTATGAATTACGATGAATATGTGCTGAGCGATGAAAGGGAACGCATTAGCAGCCAGCTCAAAAACAGGGGCTATGCCGAATTTGAAAATGCCTATATTCAGTATGACGCGGACACGGCGCTTAATAACAACCAGGTGGACCTGACTCTCCGTGTAGAAAACCCCGGCGACGGCGAGCATACGGTTTATCGCTTTAACAATACGTATATTACCATTAATCCGAGTGAAGAAAATGAACGGAGCGCGGAAGCAGATACGATCAACTATAAGGGAGACTATTACTTTATAGATTACGAAGGAAAATACCATCCGCGGGTTTTCAATAACAGCACGTTCCTGGGAAAAACACTCATTTATAAGGAAAGGGACCGCAATCTCACCTATACGCGCCTCGGCGACCTGGGGATTTTCAAATTCATAACGATTGATTTTAAGAAGAACGAACAGGACAGCACCCTGCTTGACGCTTATATTTCGCTTACTCCCTCGAAAAGGCAGTCCCTGTCGCTGGAGGGCGAACTTACTTTGATTGGAACCAGCCTTGGCGGCCTGGGCGGTTTCACCTATAATAATAAGAACCTGTTCAAGGGCGGAGAACTTTTTGAACTTCGTTTCAGGGGCGGGCAGGAAAGCAACCTGCGGCAGTTTGAGATCAACAGCAGCATCGCTTTCCCACAGATGCTGCTTCCGTTTAAATTCACCCTCGGAAAATACGGCATGCCCCGCAGCAAGTTTTCCTTTGACTACCTTGACCAGCTTGAGTTCACCAGGTATGCCCTTCGAAACTATAATTTTTCCTTCGGTTATGAGTGGAAGGAAACCCGCTCAAAAAGCCACTACCTGGCGCCGCTTAGAATAGGCGTGCTTCGTTCTATTATCAACCCCGAATTTGAAGACCTGCTGATTGAACAGGGAAACATTGAACGCGTTGCGGAACTGGACCCTTATTTCAGCCTCGGATCATCTTATACCTATGTGAACGGCGCCTATAAATTGCTGGAAGGGGGTGATTTTATTTACTTCAAAGGCAGCCTGGAACTGTCAGGAAATACGCTTAACCTGGCTCACAAGGCATTCGGCGGCCCAAGGAGCGATTCGGGGAATTATTATATGGTGGCGGGGCTGCGTTACCCGCAGTACATCCGCCCGGAAGGCGATATCCGCTTTTACCGGAAAACCGGGCCCAGGGAACAATTGGTTTTCCGCCTGAACGCAGGCGCCGGATACGCCTACGGAAACAATCCTAACCTCCCCTACCAGCGAAAATTCTTTATGGGAGGCGCTAACAGCATCCGTGCATGGCGCACCAGGACCATCGGGCCGGGAACCTATAACTACTACGACAGCCAGCCTACCGGCGACCGCAACCTGGAATATTTTTACCGGGTAGGCGATATCAAGCTGGAAGGGAACGTAGAATACCGCTTTCGCATCCTGGATGACTTTTTCTTCGCGAAGCTGAACGGCGCTACATTTGTAGACGTCGGGAATATCTGGGATTTTGAAGACGATGACCCATCCAGGGAATTTCGGGCCAGCGATTTTTATAAGGAGCTTGCCGTCGGCGCAGGATTCGGGCTCCGCTTTGATATTGACTTCCTGGTCTTCAGGCTGGATTTCGCAGCCAAGGTACATGACCCCCAATTCGGCGGAACAAATAGCTGGGTCATCGGCAAAATAGGCGATAAAGCCTTCAAGGAACGGTACAATTACAATTTCTTCAACCTCACTTTGGGTATCGGGTACCCTTTTTAG
- a CDS encoding RNA methyltransferase — protein sequence MAYLPPNAGEALFGLPESPEKPGGMWLALDTIQDPGNMGTIIRIADWFGMGGVLASEDSVEFFNPKVVQASMGSLFRVKLYQGDLASALEGIKTPVYGALLNGNNLYEERFGGEGVLLLGNESKGISPGLKKYITHPVTIPRFGGAESLNVATAAAVICSEIRRRPDGPAASRR from the coding sequence GTGGCATACCTTCCCCCGAATGCCGGGGAGGCCCTATTTGGCCTGCCGGAAAGCCCGGAGAAGCCCGGCGGAATGTGGCTTGCCCTGGACACGATCCAGGACCCGGGAAACATGGGAACCATTATCCGGATCGCCGATTGGTTTGGAATGGGAGGGGTGCTGGCGTCCGAAGATTCGGTAGAATTTTTCAATCCCAAGGTAGTGCAAGCCAGCATGGGCTCGCTTTTCCGGGTGAAGTTATACCAGGGTGACCTCGCTTCAGCGCTTGAAGGAATAAAAACTCCGGTTTACGGCGCTTTGCTGAATGGAAACAACCTTTATGAAGAACGTTTCGGGGGTGAAGGAGTATTGCTTTTGGGAAATGAATCGAAGGGAATATCTCCCGGATTAAAAAAGTACATCACTCACCCGGTAACGATCCCTCGTTTTGGAGGGGCTGAATCATTGAACGTGGCAACGGCGGCCGCTGTTATTTGTTCCGAAATAAGACGCCGCCCGGATGGGCCGGCTGCTTCGCGACGATAA
- a CDS encoding EVE domain-containing protein, translating into MQYWLVKSEPFKYPWEQLLKDKRTFWDGVRNYQARNNLQAMKKGDQVFFYHSNEGKEIVGIAKVVKEAYQDPTTDDTRWVVVDIAPVKPLKKPVGLDLIKTDEQLQDIALVRQGRLSVMPLKKEEFDRILLLSQ; encoded by the coding sequence ATGCAGTACTGGCTGGTTAAATCCGAACCATTCAAATATCCCTGGGAACAATTACTTAAAGACAAACGCACCTTCTGGGACGGCGTCCGAAACTACCAGGCCCGCAACAACCTGCAGGCCATGAAAAAAGGCGACCAGGTATTCTTTTACCACAGCAACGAAGGAAAAGAAATCGTGGGCATCGCTAAAGTAGTCAAAGAAGCCTACCAGGACCCCACTACCGACGATACGCGGTGGGTAGTAGTGGATATCGCTCCCGTAAAGCCACTAAAAAAGCCTGTCGGGCTTGATCTGATCAAGACGGATGAACAATTGCAGGACATCGCCCTCGTCCGCCAGGGCCGCCTCTCCGTAATGCCCTTAAAAAAAGAAGAATTCGACCGGATTCTGTTGCTTTCGCAATAG
- a CDS encoding amidophosphoribosyltransferase, protein MSEQIKHECGIALIRLLRPLDYYHQKYGTALYGLNKLYLLMEKQYNRGQDGAGIATIKLDMPPGQRYISRYRSMAPRAVTDIFEYVRKKFDGVRALDPNLMNDCDWLKNNVAFIGEVLMGHLRYGTHGKNSIEKCHPFLRQNNWMTRNLVLSGNFNMTNVDELLETLYELGQHPKEKADTVTVLEKIGHFLDVENQALFDHFKTKGYDNPTISKLIAEHMDVAEILRRSAKDFDGGYSIQGMFGHGDAFVLRDPSGIRPAYYYQDDEIVVVASERPAIQAAFNVKFQDLHEVKPGHALIIKKNGSITEKQIREPLERKSCSFERIYFSKGSDTEIYQERKMLGKLLVPQVLDAVGHDLKHTVFSYIPNTAEVAFYGMKEGIKEYIRDTQKRKLKNAAELSAQQIDEILNMSARIEKIPIKDTKLRTFITQDSDRNELVNHTYDVTYGVVEPGVDTIVVLDDSIVRGTTLRQSILRMLDRLEPRKIIIVSSAPQIRYPDCYGIDMSRMGEFVAFQAMMSLADDELVERVYEKCKTQDELPRSAITNYVKELYDQFSYEEISRQITSIVTPPDLNAELEVIYQTLDGLHKACPLNAGDWYFSGDYPTPGGNRVVNRAFMYYVEGKNQRAYL, encoded by the coding sequence ATGAGTGAGCAGATAAAACACGAATGCGGAATAGCCCTGATCCGCTTGCTGCGACCCCTTGATTACTACCACCAGAAATACGGAACAGCATTATACGGGTTGAATAAGCTGTATCTTCTGATGGAAAAGCAGTACAACCGGGGGCAGGATGGTGCAGGTATTGCGACTATTAAACTGGACATGCCTCCCGGCCAGCGGTATATCAGCCGCTACCGCTCCATGGCCCCGCGGGCGGTTACCGACATTTTTGAATATGTTCGCAAAAAGTTTGACGGCGTAAGGGCGCTTGACCCTAACCTGATGAATGATTGCGACTGGCTGAAAAATAACGTGGCGTTTATCGGCGAGGTGCTGATGGGGCATCTCCGGTACGGCACGCATGGAAAGAACAGCATTGAAAAGTGCCATCCCTTCCTGCGCCAGAACAACTGGATGACCCGCAACCTGGTGCTTTCCGGGAATTTTAATATGACCAACGTGGATGAGCTGCTGGAAACCTTGTACGAACTGGGGCAGCATCCCAAAGAAAAAGCGGACACCGTAACGGTGCTGGAAAAGATAGGCCATTTCCTCGATGTGGAAAACCAGGCTTTATTCGACCATTTCAAGACGAAGGGCTACGATAATCCTACTATTTCGAAACTCATTGCCGAACATATGGACGTTGCCGAAATTCTCCGCCGCTCGGCAAAGGATTTCGACGGGGGCTATTCCATTCAGGGAATGTTCGGGCATGGCGATGCCTTTGTGCTTCGTGACCCTTCCGGCATTCGGCCGGCTTACTACTACCAGGACGACGAAATAGTGGTAGTGGCCTCTGAACGGCCGGCCATCCAGGCAGCCTTCAATGTAAAATTTCAAGATCTGCATGAAGTAAAGCCCGGACACGCACTCATCATCAAGAAAAACGGCAGCATTACAGAGAAGCAGATCCGCGAGCCGCTGGAACGCAAATCCTGTTCTTTTGAACGTATTTATTTCTCAAAGGGAAGCGATACGGAAATTTACCAGGAGCGGAAGATGCTTGGTAAGCTGCTGGTACCCCAGGTGCTGGACGCCGTGGGCCATGACCTGAAGCATACGGTTTTTTCCTACATTCCCAATACGGCGGAAGTGGCCTTTTACGGGATGAAGGAAGGGATCAAGGAATACATCCGGGATACACAGAAGCGAAAGCTGAAGAATGCGGCCGAACTGAGCGCGCAGCAGATCGATGAGATCCTTAACATGTCTGCCCGCATTGAAAAGATCCCGATCAAAGACACGAAATTACGGACCTTTATTACCCAGGATTCGGACCGGAACGAATTGGTAAATCATACCTATGATGTTACCTACGGGGTGGTTGAGCCTGGTGTGGACACCATCGTGGTGCTGGATGATTCCATTGTCCGGGGAACTACCCTCCGCCAAAGCATTCTACGGATGCTTGACCGGCTGGAGCCGCGCAAGATCATTATTGTTTCCTCGGCCCCCCAGATCCGTTACCCCGACTGTTACGGCATTGATATGTCCAGGATGGGCGAATTCGTCGCTTTCCAGGCTATGATGTCCCTGGCGGACGATGAACTGGTAGAACGGGTATATGAAAAATGCAAGACACAGGATGAACTCCCGCGGTCCGCAATCACGAATTACGTGAAAGAGTTGTACGATCAGTTCAGTTACGAAGAGATTTCCCGGCAGATCACCAGCATTGTTACTCCTCCGGATCTGAACGCTGAATTAGAGGTGATCTACCAAACGCTGGACGGCCTCCATAAGGCCTGCCCGCTGAATGCCGGCGACTGGTATTTCTCAGGCGACTACCCGACCCCCGGAGGAAACCGGGTGGTAAACAGGGCCTTTATGTATTACGTAGAAGGCAAAAACCAACGCGCTTATCTATAA
- a CDS encoding quinone-dependent dihydroorotate dehydrogenase gives MYKQLIKPILFSTDPETIHHRVFSLIKTAFKLPGAGAAAGALYRVDHPGLRRSVFGIDFPNPVGLAAGLDKNAILFNELAGLGYGFIEIGTLTPRPQPGNPQPRLFRLPQDEALINRMGFNNEGVEAAVHRLKKKRPGVIVGGNIGKNKTTPNEEAVKDYLLCFHALYDYVDYFVVNVSSPNTPGLRELQEKGPLTAILRALKQAGPANSQKPVLLKIAPDLSNSQLDDIMEIVQATGTDGIIATNTTISREGLQTAEEQLNAIGAGGLSGKPLAKRATEVIRYLVEKSGNAFPVIGVGGIHSPGDALEKLEAGASLVQLYTGFIYEGPGLIKRINKAILSKAGRNEKR, from the coding sequence ATGTACAAACAACTGATCAAGCCTATCCTGTTCAGTACTGATCCGGAAACCATTCACCATCGCGTTTTCTCTCTTATAAAAACTGCTTTCAAACTTCCCGGCGCAGGGGCCGCCGCGGGCGCGCTTTACCGCGTGGACCACCCGGGGCTCAGACGCAGCGTGTTCGGCATTGATTTCCCTAACCCTGTGGGACTGGCAGCCGGCCTGGACAAGAACGCCATATTATTTAACGAACTGGCGGGCCTGGGATATGGCTTTATCGAAATCGGCACCCTCACGCCCCGCCCCCAGCCCGGAAATCCGCAGCCCCGGCTTTTTCGCCTGCCCCAGGACGAAGCATTGATAAACCGCATGGGATTCAATAATGAGGGTGTCGAAGCCGCCGTGCATCGCCTGAAAAAGAAAAGGCCCGGCGTCATCGTTGGCGGAAATATCGGCAAGAATAAAACGACACCTAATGAAGAGGCCGTCAAGGATTACCTCCTTTGCTTCCATGCATTGTATGATTACGTGGACTATTTTGTGGTCAACGTAAGTTCTCCTAACACCCCCGGCCTGAGGGAACTCCAGGAAAAAGGGCCGCTCACAGCCATTCTCCGGGCGCTGAAACAAGCGGGGCCGGCAAATTCTCAGAAGCCTGTCTTGTTAAAGATCGCACCCGATCTGAGCAACAGCCAGCTTGACGATATTATGGAGATCGTACAAGCTACCGGTACTGACGGAATTATCGCCACCAATACCACTATTTCCAGGGAAGGGCTTCAAACCGCTGAGGAACAGCTGAACGCTATCGGAGCCGGTGGATTAAGCGGGAAGCCGCTTGCCAAACGGGCCACGGAAGTTATCCGGTATCTCGTGGAAAAGTCAGGGAACGCTTTCCCGGTAATCGGGGTAGGCGGCATCCATTCTCCCGGGGACGCCCTCGAAAAACTGGAAGCCGGCGCCAGCCTGGTCCAGCTCTACACGGGATTCATTTATGAAGGCCCCGGATTGATCAAAAGGATCAATAAAGCCATTCTGAGCAAGGCAGGCAGAAACGAAAAACGCTGA